The sequence below is a genomic window from Sphingobium sp. EP60837.
CTCACCCGCTAATAACCGCTTCTCTTCCCACAGGGTCGCAAAGCGGGTCGCACATTGCCGATCCAGATCGGCATCATGGGTCCACCAACGCTGCTCGCCAACCTTGTTGAACCAAAAGTCCAGAAGCGCCGCAGCCCAGTCGGCGGTAACGGCATCATGGCTGTCCGTCAGCATGTTCATACAGAAATAAAGATGCGGCGGGACAGTGGTTCCTCAGCCCGTAGCGGCGGCGCCTCAGGTCGCCGTGCCGCCTACAGTCAGACCCTCGATAAGCAGTGTCGGCTGCCCCACACCCGCGGGCACGCTCTGCCCGCCCTTCCCGCACATGCCGATGCCTTCGTCCAGCGCCCAGTCATTGCCGATGCCGGCAACCTTGGTCAACGCGGTCGGTCCATCGCCGATCAGCGTCGCGCCCTTGATGGGCTCGCCCAGCTTTCCATTCTCGACCTTATAGGCTTCCGTGCAGGAAAAGACGAACTTGCCCGACACAATATCGACCTGCCCCCCACCGAAGCTCTTAGCGAAGATGCCGGACTTCATGCGGGACAGCAGCTCCTCCGGATCATCCTGCCCGCCCTTGATGAAAGTGTTGGTCATGCGCGGCATGGGCGCGTGCGCATAGCTTTCGCGGCGGCCGTTGCCGGTCGGCTCAACGCCCATCAGGCGGGCGTTCAGGCGATCCTGCATATAGCCTTTGAGGATGCCGTTCTCTATCAACACATTTTCCTTGGTAGGCGTGCCTTCGTCATCGATGGACAGCGACCCGCGCCGGTTCAGGATCGACCCGTCATCCACCACCGTCACGCCCCGCGCGGCGACGCGCTCACCCATGCGACCGGAAAAGGCGCTCGTGCCCTTACGGTTGAAGTCGCCTTCCAAGCCGTGGCCGATCGCCTCATGCACCAGTACGCCCGGCCAGCCCGGCCCAAGCAGCACGGTCATCTCACCTGCAGGCGCGGCGACGGAGCGCAGATTGACGCGCGCATGCGCCAGCGCTTCGTCGATCGCGCGGTTCCAGATCGCGGGATCCATCACCTCATCGTAAAGATAGCGCCCGCCAATGCCGAAAATGCCGGTTTCGCGGCGGCCATTCTCTTCCAGGATGACGGACACGTTGAGCCGCACAAGCGGCCGTATGTCGGTTGCGGTAAAGCCATCGGGGCGCACGATCTCCACCACCGACCAGCTACCCGCCAGGCTGACCGACACCTGCGCCACGCGAGGGTCGCGGGCGCGAGCGGCAGCGTCGATGGCGGCGCAGAGCGTCACCTTCTCGGCGAACGGCACGATCTCCAGAGGATTGGCATCCGTATAGAGGTGACGGTTGGTATGCTGCGGCGGCGGCGCGGGCTGGCCCTTGGCCGGATCGAGCAGAGCCAGCGTTTCCGCCGCGCGCCGGATCGCCGCTTCGCTGATGTCATTGGCATGGGCGAAACCTGTCATCTCGCCGGACACGCCGCGGAGGCCAAAGCCCGCATCGGTCGAATAGTCGGCGGTCTTCAGCCGTCCATCGTCGAAACCGAAGCTCTCGCTCGCCCGATATTGCAGATATAGCTCACCATCATCGCACTTCTTAAGTGCGTCGGCCGTCAGGCGGCGCGCGCCATCGGGATCGAGCAGGCCCGGGCGATAAAGAAGGCCGCGCGCATCGGTGAACTGGGAAGCTATATCGGTCATGCCGCCCGATATAGGCGCGGCAATTCCTGAGCCCAATCAAAATCGCGAGCGGTGCCTGGGTTAGAGGCTCGCGCCCGACGAAATATCCGGTAAACCGGCGACCTCCG
It includes:
- the tldD gene encoding metalloprotease TldD, whose product is MTDIASQFTDARGLLYRPGLLDPDGARRLTADALKKCDDGELYLQYRASESFGFDDGRLKTADYSTDAGFGLRGVSGEMTGFAHANDISEAAIRRAAETLALLDPAKGQPAPPPQHTNRHLYTDANPLEIVPFAEKVTLCAAIDAAARARDPRVAQVSVSLAGSWSVVEIVRPDGFTATDIRPLVRLNVSVILEENGRRETGIFGIGGRYLYDEVMDPAIWNRAIDEALAHARVNLRSVAAPAGEMTVLLGPGWPGVLVHEAIGHGLEGDFNRKGTSAFSGRMGERVAARGVTVVDDGSILNRRGSLSIDDEGTPTKENVLIENGILKGYMQDRLNARLMGVEPTGNGRRESYAHAPMPRMTNTFIKGGQDDPEELLSRMKSGIFAKSFGGGQVDIVSGKFVFSCTEAYKVENGKLGEPIKGATLIGDGPTALTKVAGIGNDWALDEGIGMCGKGGQSVPAGVGQPTLLIEGLTVGGTAT